The following are encoded together in the Equus quagga isolate Etosha38 chromosome 15, UCLA_HA_Equagga_1.0, whole genome shotgun sequence genome:
- the PHF3 gene encoding PHD finger protein 3 isoform X5, which produces MDEGVVKESGNDTIDEEELILPNRNLRDKVEENSVRSPRKSPRLMAQEQVRSLRQSTIAKRSNAAPLNSTKKASGKTVSAPKAGVKQPERCQIKEEVCTSPKPEYHKESRRSSRHIGQSEVVPEVSVSSGHSSVSSCLEMKDEAGLESKQKCNNQGEANVPSHELNCPLLSETCVSIEGKKNEALMECKINTVSTPLFKFSDKEEHEQNDSVSDKMDETIVEEMRAKGKVEQESKETVKLSHADDQIIEKPASCAAVSGVAACTSPDKTEKNPVDLSSSLDEVNECNLELKNNMEVADKAKNSLHRHEIESLGYCKDTESNDKQLENTEFNKSNLEMVNTSAFQPDSNILESAICDAPDHNSTQLNIVESVKMESHETANLQDDRSSQSSSVSCLESKNVKSKHTKPVVHSKQNVATDTLKKSVVAKHELMHNKTKVNVKSVKRNADEPESQQNFHRPVKVRKKQVDKDAKIQSCNSGVKSVKNQAHSILKKTSQDQNSVQMPKPFTPSLSEKPHGHPGCSKEPPHPTPTGHLLPSSQKQCQKPLQQPAPAGKTSSHGKEELEHAGGVEHLKEEDKLKLKKSEKNLQPRQRRSSRSISLDEPPLFIPDNIATVKREGSEQGSALESRYMWTPSKQCGFCKKPHGNRFMVGCGRCDDWFHGDCVGLSLSQAQQMGEEDKEYVCVKCCAEEDKKTEIVDPDILENQAKVEVHSEDKTMEHEKLGLSKHTPTNDKAKYVDDTVKHKVKILKRESGEGKSSSECRDSEIKKWQLAPLRKMGQPVLPRRSSEEKSEKIPKESTTVICTGEKVSKSGAHERQEMKKKKIEKGVPNVPPPASTSKPSADQIRQSVRHSLKDILMKRLTDSNLKVPEEKAAKVATKIEKELFCFFRDTDAKYKNKYRSLMFNLKDPKNNILFKKVLKGEVTPDHLIRMSPEELASKELAAWRRRENRHTIEMIEKEQREVERRPITKITHKGEIEIESDAPMKEQEAAMEIQEPAANKSLEKTEGSEKQKEEVDSMSKDTTSQHRQHLFDLNCKICIGRMAPPVDDLSPKKVKVVVGVSRKHSDNEAESIADALSSTSNILASEFFEEEKQESPKSTFSPAPRPEMPGTVEVESTFLARLNFIWKGFINMPSVAKFVTKAYPVSGSPEYLTEDLPDSIQVGGRISPQTVWDYVEKIKASGTKEICVVRFTPVTEEDQISYTLLFAYFSSRKRYGVAANNMKQVKDMYLIPLGAADKIPHPLVPFDGPGLELHRPNLLLGLIIRQKLKRQHSASASHTAETPESVPIALPPDKKSKIEVSTEDAPEEENDFFNSFTTVLHKQRNKPQQTLQEDLPAVIEPLVEVTKQEPPKPLRFLPGVLIGWENQPSTLELANKPLPVDDILQSLLGTTGQVYEQAQSVTEQNTLKEIPFISEQANSKAEKTDTVEVADSEAKEVKVNVDDHSESIGNSVVAGEETSVMGSSSLSPGPLTNLSLRGKPPDVSTEAFLTNLSIQSKQEETVESKERTLKRQLLQDQESNSQDNRTSNTSSPCRSNVGKGNTDGNVSCSENLVATTRSPQFINLKRDPRQAAGRSQQITASESKDGDSCRNGEKHTLPGLLQKEHVTEQVNVEEKLSSVEKNSCVQQSDNSGVAQNSPSVENLHTSQTEQAKPLQEEVLMQNIETVHPFRRGSAAATSHFELGNTCQSEFPSKSINFASRSTSPRTSANFSPMRPQQPNLQHLKSGPPGFPFPGPPQLPPQGMFGFPPHLPPPLLPPPGFGFPQNPMVPWPPVVHLAGQPQRMMGPLSQASRYIGPQNFYQVKDIRRPERRHSDPWGRQDQQQLDRPFNRGKGDRQRFYSDSHHLKRERHEKEWEPESERHRRRDRTQDKDRDRKSREEGHKDKEKARPSHGDRGVDGKASRDGRSVDKKPDKPKSEDHEKDKEREKSKHRDGEKDRDRYHKDRDHTDRAKSKR; this is translated from the exons AACAAGTAAGAAGTTTGCGACAAAGCACTATTGCCAAGCGTTCAAATGCAGCACCTTTAAATAGCACAAAAAAAGCATCTGGGAAGACTGTGTCTGCCCCTAAAGCAGGGGTGAAACAACCAGAAAGGTGTCAGATTAAAGAAGAAGTTTGTACATCACCGAAACCTGAATACCATAAAGAGAGCAGAAGGAGCAGCCGACATATTGGACAAAGTGAAGTGGTACCAGAAGTGTCAGTGTCTTCAGGTCATTCTTCAGTGTCATCTTGTCTTGAAATGAAGGATGAAGCTGGATTAGAGTCTAAGCAGAAATGTAATAATCAGGGAGAAGCAAATGTGCCATCTCATGAATTAAATTGTCCACTCCTTTCAGAAACTTGTGTCAgtattgaaggaaagaaaaatgaagctctGATGGAATGTAAAATCAATACTGTTAGTACCCCATTGTTTAAGTTTTCAGATAAAGAAGAACATGAACAGAATGATTCTGTTTCAGATAAAATGGATGAGACTATCGTTGAAGAAATGAGGGCAAAGGGAAAAGTTGAACAAGAGTCAAAGGAGACGGTAAAATTATCCCACGCAGATGACCAAATTATTGAGAAACCTGCATCTTGTGCTGCTGTTTCTGGTGTTGCTGCTTGTACAAGTCCAGATAAGACAGAAAAGAACCCTGTAGATTTATCTAGTTCTTTAGATGAAGTAAATGAATGTAATTTGGAATTGAAGAATAACATGGAAGTTGCTGATAAAGCTAAAAACTCCCTTCATAGACATGAAATAGAATCATTGGGTTATTGTAAAGACACAGAGTCTAATGATAAGCAGTTGGAGAACACTGAATTTAATAAATCAAACTTAGAGATGGTTAACACTAGTGCTTTTCAACCAGACAGTAATATTTTAGAAAGTGCTATTTGTGATGCACCTGACCACAATTCAACACAGTTGAATATTGTTGAAAGTGTTAAAATGGAGTCTCATGAAACAGCAAACCTTCAGGATGATAGAAGCAGCCAGTCAAGTAGTGTTTCTTGCTTAGAGTCCAAAAACGTGAAATCCAAACATACAAAACCCGTAGTTCATTCTAAGCAAAACGTGGCCACAGATACTCTGAAAAAAAGCGTGGTAGCAAAGCACGAATTAATGCATAACAAAACTAAAGTTAACGTGAAAAGTGTGAAACGAAATGCTGATGAACCAGAATCTCAGCAAAATTTTCATAGGCCAGTcaaagtgagaaaaaaacaagttGATAAGGATGCAAAGATTCAGAGTTGCAATTCTGGGGTTAAATCTGTGAAAAATCAAGCTCATTCTATATTGAAAAAAACATCACAGGATCAAAATTCAGTACAGATGCCCAAACCCTTCACTCCCTCTTTGAGTGAGAAGCCTCACGGCCACCCCGGTTGCTCTAAGGAGCCTCCTCATCCCACACCAACTGGACATTTGTTACCGTCCAGCCAGAAGCAGTGCCAGAAGCCCCTGCAGCAGCCGGCCCCAGCAGGGAAGACCAGTAGCCACGGGAAGGAAGAGCTAGAACATGCTGGTGGTGTAGAGCATTTGAAGGAAGAGGAtaaattgaaactaaaaaaatctGAGAAGAACCTGCAACCCCGCCAaagaagaagcagcagaagtATTTCTTTGGATGAGCCACCGTTGTTCATTCCAGACAACATAGCGACCGTGAAGAGAGAAGGCTCCGAGCAGGGCTCTGCTTTGGAAAGCAGATACATGTGGACTCCCAGCAAGCAGTGTGGGTTTTGCAAAAAACCACATGgcaacag gTTTATGGTTGGCTGTGGGAGATGTGATGACTGGTTTCATGGTGATTGTGTTGGGTTAAGTCTTTCCCAAGCACAGCAAATGGGAGaggaagacaaagaatatgtgtgtgtgaaatgttgtgctgaagaagataaaaagactgaaatagtAGATCCAGATATTTTGGAAAACCAAGCTAAAGTTGAAGTCCATAGTGAAGATAAAACAATGGAACATGAGAAGCTTGGGTTATCAAAGCACACACCAACAAATGACAAAGCCAAATATGTAGATGATACAGTGAAGCACAAGGTCAAAATTTTAAAACGG GAATCTGGTGAAGGCAAAAGCTCATCAGAATGTAGAGATAGTGAAATCAAAAAATGGCAGCTAGCTCCTCTTCGAAAGATGGGACAACCAGTTTTACCTCGGAGatcctcagaagaaaaaagtgaaaaaataccaaaagagTCTACAACTGTTATTTGCACAGGAGAAAAAGTTTCCAAATCAG GTGCTCATGAGAGGcaagagatgaaaaagaagaaaattgaaaagggaGTGCCTAATGTGCCTCCTCCTGCTTCTACGTCCAAGCCTTCTGCAGACCAGATCAGACAGAGTGTCAGACATTCCCTCAAAGACATTCTTATGAAAAG aCTTACAGACTCAAATTTGAAGGTACCAGAGGAAAAGGCAGCAAAAGTTGCcacaaaaattgaaaaagagcTGTTCTGTTTTTTTCGGGACACAGATGCTAAATATAAGAACAAATACAGAAGTTTGATGTTCAATCTGAAAGATCCTAAAAACAAT atattatttaaaaaagtactGAAAGGAGAAGTAACCCCTGATCATCTTATCCGAATGAGTCCAGAAGAACTAGCTTCTAAAGAATTAGCTGCTTGGAGACGAAGAGAAAACCGACAT ACTATAGAGATGattgagaaagagcagagagaagtggaaagaCGACCCATCACAAAAATAACTCATAAAGGTGAAATAGAGATTGAGAGTGATGCCCCAATGAAAGAACAGGAAGCAGCCATGGAGATTCAg GAACCTGCAGCTAATAAGTCATTGGAGAAGACAGAAGgatctgaaaaacagaaagaagaggttGACTCAATGTCTAAAGATACCACTAGTCAACACAGACAGCATCTTTTTGATCTTAACTGCAAAATTTGCATAG GTCGAATGGCACCACCTGTAGAtgatctttctccaaaaaaagtgAAGGTGGTTGTTGGAGTATCTCGTAAACATTCAGACAATGAAGCGGAAAGTATAGCAGATGCATTGTCTTCAACCTCAAATATTTTGGCTTCTGAATTTTTTGAAGAGGAGAAACAAGAGTCTCCGAAGTCAACCTTCTCACCTGCTCCTCG TCCAGAGATGCCTGGAACTGTGGAAGTTGAGTCTACCTTCCTGGCTCGATTGAACTTCATCTGGAAGGGTTTTATCAACATGCCTTCTGTGGCAAAATTCGTTACCAAAGCTTACCCAGTGTCTGGCTCCCCTGAGTACTTGACGGAG GATCTACCAGATAGTATTCAAGTAGGAGGCAGGATATCACCTCAGACAGTTTGGGATTATGTGGAAAAAATTAAAGCTTCAGGAACCAAG GAAATTTGTGTGGTTCGCTTCACACCCGTAACTGAAGAAGATCAGATTTCTTATACTTTGCTGTTTGCATACTTCAGCAGCAGAAAGCGCTATGGAGTAGCTGCTAACAACATGAAGCAGGTTAAAGATATGTACCTTATTCCTTTGGGTGCTGCAGATAAAATTCCACACCCTCTTGTGCCTTTTGATGGACCTG GGCTTGAGCTGCATAGACCTAATCTGTTGTTGGGCTTAATTATTCGTCAGAAACTGAAGCGGCAGCACAGTGCTAGTGCCAGCCACACCGCCGAGACTCCTGAAAGTGTGCCGATAGCATTGCCACCtgataagaaaagcaaaatagaagTTTCCACGGAGGATGccccagaggaagaaaatgacttttttaattcttttacaaCTGTATTACACAAGCAGAGAAATAAGCCTCAGCAAACTCTTCAGGAAGACCTTCCTGCAGTAATTGAACCTTTAGTGGAGGTAACCAAACAGGAGCCACCAAAACCTTTGAGGTTCCTTCCTGGGGTATTGATTGGCTGGGAAAATCAACCTTCTACTCTGGAATTAGCAAACAAACCTCTTCCAGTGGACGATATACTGCAGAGCCTTTTGGGCACTACTGGTCAGGTATATGAACAGGCTCAGTCAGTGACAGAACAAAACACTCTTAAAGAAATTCCGTTTATAAGTGAGCAAGCCAACtccaaagcagagaaaacagataCAGTGGAAGTCGCTGACAGTGAAGCCAAGGAAGTAAAGGTTAACGTAGATGATCATTCAGAATCTATAGGTAATTCAGTGGTGGCAGGAGAAGAAACATCAGTAATGGggtcctcttccctttctcctgggCCATTGACAAATCTTAGTCTCAGAGGTAAACCACCAGATGTTTCTACAGAAGCATTCTTAACAAACTTATCAATTCAGTCAAAACAAGAGGAAACTGTGGAGAGTAAAGAGAGAACCTTAAAAAGACAGCTGCTACAAGATCAAGAGAGTAATTCGCAAGATAATCGGACTTCAAATACTAGTTCTCCGTGCAGGTCTAATGTAGGAAAAGGAAACACAGATGGTAATGTGAGTTGCAGTGAAAACCTTGTTGCTACGACAAGGTCCCCGCAGTTTATCAACCTGAAAAGGGATCCTAGGCAAGCAGCAGGACGAAGTCAGCAGATCACGGCTTCAGAAAGCAAAGATGGAGATAGTTGCCGGAATGGAGAAAAACacaccctgcctggtcttttacAAAAGGAGCATGTAACAGAGCAAGTCAATGTAGAGGAAAAGTTGTCTTCTGTGGAGAAAAACTCATGTGTTCAGCAGAGTGATAATTCAGGAGTTGCACAAAACTCACCATCAGTAGAAAACCTACATACTTCTCAAACAGAACAAGCAAAACCCTTACAGGAGGAGGTTTTAATGCAAAATATTGAAACTGTACACCCATTTCGAAGAGGATCGGCAGCGGCAACATCTCATTTTGAACTTGGAAACACATGTCaatcagaatttccttctaaAAGCATCAACTTTGCTTCCAGAAGCACCAGCCCCAGAACAAGTGCAAACTTTTCCCCCATGAGGCCACAGCAGCCCAACCTTCAGCATCTCAAGTCTGGCCCCCCTGGATTTCCATTCCCAGGACCCCCTCAGCTCCCCCCACAAGGCATGTTTGGATTCCCACCACATCTGCCACCTCCGTTACTCCCCCCTCCAGGCTTTGGCTTTCCTCAGAATCCCATGGTTCCCTGGCCACCTGTTGTTCATCTGGCAGGCCAGCCGCAGCGTATGATGGGTCCCCTTTCACAAGCATCACGGTATATAGGCCCACAAAATTTTTACCAGGTTAAAGACATTCGGAGACCAGAAAGGCGCCATAGTGACCCTTGGGGTAGGCAAGACCAACAGCAACTGGATAGGCCGTTTAACAGGGGTAAAGGGGATCGCCAGAGATTTTATAGTGATTCACACCACTTGAAAAGAGAGCGACATGAAAAGGAATGGGAGCCAGAATCTGAAAGGCATAGACGCAGAGACAGAACCCAAGACaaggacagagacagaaaaagcagggaggaagggcataaagataaagagaaggctCGGCCATCACACGGTGATCGAGGCGTAGACGGGAAAGCAAGCCGAGATGGCAGGAGTGTAGACAAGAAACCAGATAAACCTAAAAGTGAAGACCACGAGAAGGACAAAGAGCGAGAGAAAAGTAAacatagagatggagaaaaggacaGAGATAGGTACCACAAAGATAGGGACCACACTGACAGAGCGAAAAGCAAAAGGTAA